In the Streptomyces formicae genome, one interval contains:
- a CDS encoding murein hydrolase activator EnvC family protein — protein sequence MTFPRLELLLPTLAALLATFLPTPPAPSAPSSVATPTAATWPVGTRPPVVRGWDPPATEYGAGHRGVDLAAPPGAPVRAVAPGRISFAGRVAGRGVVAVELDGTGDPPLRTTYEPVRTALRKGDEVGAGDPVGTLELPTGHCPTSCLHWGLRRAETYLDPLTLLPPWLLRRGPSRLLPMTGPLPP from the coding sequence ATGACCTTCCCGCGCCTGGAACTGCTGCTGCCCACGCTGGCGGCCCTGCTCGCGACCTTCCTGCCCACGCCCCCTGCACCGTCCGCGCCGTCCTCGGTCGCGACGCCGACGGCCGCGACCTGGCCGGTGGGCACCCGCCCTCCGGTCGTACGAGGCTGGGATCCCCCGGCGACGGAGTACGGCGCGGGCCACCGGGGCGTCGACCTCGCGGCGCCCCCGGGCGCCCCGGTGCGGGCCGTCGCCCCCGGGCGGATCTCCTTCGCGGGCCGCGTGGCGGGCCGTGGCGTGGTCGCCGTGGAACTGGACGGCACGGGAGACCCGCCCCTGCGCACCACGTACGAGCCGGTGCGGACAGCACTCCGCAAGGGCGACGAGGTCGGGGCGGGCGACCCTGTGGGCACGCTGGAACTTCCGACGGGCCACTGCCCGACGAGCTGTCTCCACTGGGGCCTGCGCAGAGCCGAGACCTACCTCGACCCGCTGACGTTGCTGCCCCCGTGGCTCCTGCGCCGAGGCCCTTCACGACTCCTGCCGATGACGGGACCGCTCCCGCCCTGA
- the tsf gene encoding translation elongation factor Ts gives MANYTAADVKKLRELTGAGMMDCKKALDEAEGDVDKAVEALRIKGQKGVAKREGRSAENGAVVSLIADDNTSGVIVELKCETDFVAKGDKFQAVANNLAAHVAKTSPADLEALLASEIEAGKTVQAYVDEANANLGEKIVLDRFAQFSGAYVAAYMHRTMPDLPPQIGVLVELDKADAAVAKGIAQHIAAFAPKYLSKEDVPAEVVESERRVAEETTRAEGKPEAALPKIVEGRVNGFFKEATLLGQPYALDNKKSVEKVLAEAGVTLKRFSRIKVGI, from the coding sequence ATGGCGAACTACACCGCCGCTGACGTCAAGAAGCTCCGTGAGCTCACGGGCGCCGGCATGATGGACTGCAAGAAGGCGCTGGACGAGGCCGAGGGCGATGTCGACAAGGCCGTCGAGGCCCTGCGCATCAAGGGCCAGAAGGGCGTCGCCAAGCGCGAGGGCCGCTCCGCCGAGAACGGCGCCGTGGTCTCCCTCATCGCCGACGACAACACCTCCGGTGTCATCGTCGAGCTGAAGTGCGAGACGGACTTCGTCGCCAAGGGTGACAAGTTCCAGGCCGTGGCGAACAACCTCGCCGCCCACGTCGCCAAGACCTCCCCGGCCGACCTCGAGGCGCTGCTCGCGTCCGAGATCGAGGCCGGCAAGACCGTCCAGGCGTACGTCGACGAGGCCAACGCCAACCTGGGCGAGAAGATCGTCCTGGACCGCTTCGCGCAGTTCTCCGGCGCCTACGTGGCCGCGTACATGCACCGCACGATGCCCGACCTGCCCCCGCAGATCGGTGTCCTCGTCGAGCTGGACAAGGCCGACGCCGCCGTCGCCAAGGGCATCGCGCAGCACATCGCCGCCTTCGCGCCGAAGTACCTCTCCAAGGAGGACGTGCCGGCCGAGGTCGTCGAGTCCGAGCGTCGCGTCGCCGAGGAGACCACCCGCGCCGAGGGCAAGCCCGAGGCCGCGCTGCCGAAGATCGTCGAGGGTCGTGTCAACGGCTTCTTCAAGGAGGCCACCCTCCTCGGTCAGCCGTACGCGCTGGACAACAAGAAGTCGGTCGAGAAGGTTCTCGCCGAGGCCGGTGTCACCCTGAAGCGCTTCTCGCGCATCAAGGTCGGCATCTGA
- a CDS encoding YifB family Mg chelatase-like AAA ATPase, with protein sequence MGFARTCSVALVGVEGVVVEVQADLEPGVAAFTLVGLPDKSLTESRDRVRAAVVNSGGEWPQKKLTVGLSPASVPKGGSGFDLAVACAVLGAAERIDPRVLADIVMIGELGLDGRVRPVRGVLPAVLAAADAGYEQVVVPECTAAEASLVPGVSVLGVRSLRQLIAVLTDEPVPEEEPVEPGRPDPMLAGLCVPGTGLGTGLSGASDDAHALDLAEVVGQVAARTALEVAAAGAHHLFLQGPPGAGKTMLAERLPAILPRLSREESLEVTAVHSVAGMLPPGRPLVDVAPYCAPHHSATMQSLVGGGKGIARPGAVSLAHRGVLFLDEAPEFNSQSLDSLRQPLESGYVVIARSAGVVRLPARFLMVLAANPCPCGRHTLLGEGCECSASVVRRYQGRLSGPLLDRVDLKVVVEPVTRSELVGHGGAGDSTRTVADRVRAARERAAARLAGTGWRTNSEVPGHALRTRWPAEPGALDAAELDLERGFLTARGLDRVLRVAWTVADLAGRDRPGVQDVALALQLRTGISRGVPMAIGAGA encoded by the coding sequence ATGGGATTCGCGCGCACGTGTTCCGTGGCCCTGGTCGGAGTCGAGGGCGTGGTCGTCGAGGTGCAGGCCGACCTGGAGCCCGGCGTCGCGGCCTTCACCCTGGTGGGACTGCCGGACAAGAGCCTGACCGAGAGCCGCGACCGGGTCAGGGCCGCCGTGGTCAATTCGGGCGGTGAGTGGCCCCAGAAGAAGCTCACGGTGGGACTGAGTCCGGCGTCGGTGCCCAAGGGCGGCAGTGGATTCGATCTCGCGGTCGCCTGTGCCGTGCTCGGGGCCGCCGAGCGGATCGACCCGCGCGTGCTCGCCGACATCGTCATGATCGGGGAGCTGGGCCTGGACGGGCGGGTGCGGCCGGTGCGCGGGGTGCTGCCCGCGGTCCTCGCGGCCGCCGACGCGGGGTACGAGCAGGTCGTCGTCCCCGAGTGCACCGCGGCCGAAGCCTCGCTCGTGCCCGGCGTCTCGGTCCTCGGCGTACGCAGTCTGCGCCAGCTCATCGCCGTCCTCACCGACGAGCCGGTGCCCGAGGAGGAGCCGGTGGAGCCGGGGCGGCCCGATCCGATGCTCGCGGGGCTCTGCGTGCCGGGCACGGGCTTGGGCACGGGGCTGAGCGGCGCGTCGGACGACGCCCACGCGCTGGACCTGGCCGAGGTCGTGGGACAGGTGGCGGCGCGGACCGCCCTGGAGGTGGCCGCCGCGGGGGCGCACCACCTCTTCCTGCAAGGGCCGCCGGGAGCGGGCAAGACGATGCTCGCGGAGCGGCTGCCCGCGATCCTGCCCCGGCTCTCCCGCGAGGAGTCGCTGGAGGTCACGGCGGTGCACTCGGTGGCGGGCATGCTGCCGCCCGGCAGGCCGCTGGTGGACGTCGCGCCCTACTGCGCGCCGCACCACTCGGCGACGATGCAGTCGCTCGTGGGCGGCGGGAAGGGGATCGCGCGGCCGGGGGCCGTCTCGCTGGCCCATCGCGGCGTGCTCTTCCTGGACGAGGCGCCGGAGTTCAACAGCCAGTCCCTCGACTCCCTGCGCCAGCCCCTCGAATCCGGGTACGTGGTGATCGCCCGCAGTGCCGGAGTGGTGCGGCTGCCCGCCAGATTCCTGATGGTGCTCGCGGCCAACCCCTGCCCCTGCGGTCGGCACACGCTCCTGGGGGAGGGCTGCGAGTGCTCCGCCTCCGTGGTCCGTCGGTACCAGGGGCGGCTCTCCGGTCCGCTGCTCGACCGCGTCGATCTGAAGGTGGTGGTGGAGCCCGTCACCCGGTCCGAGCTGGTGGGGCACGGCGGCGCGGGCGATTCCACGCGGACCGTGGCGGACCGGGTGCGTGCCGCGCGCGAGAGAGCGGCCGCCCGGCTGGCCGGCACGGGCTGGCGGACGAACAGCGAGGTCCCCGGGCACGCGCTGCGCACCCGGTGGCCCGCAGAGCCAGGCGCTCTGGACGCGGCCGAGCTCGACCTGGAGCGCGGCTTCCTGACCGCCCGCGGGCTCGACCGGGTGCTGCGGGTCGCGTGGACCGTCGCGGACCTGGCGGGGCGCGACCGGCCTGGCGTGCAGGACGTGGCCCTCGCGCTGCAACTGCGCACCGGGATTTCGCGGGGCGTGCCGATGGCGATCGGCGCGGGGGCGTGA
- the dprA gene encoding DNA-processing protein DprA, giving the protein MSGGSASDEERLARVALTRVLEPGDTVGGRWLREVGAVEVLRRIGAGEERLSGVTGRRWAGLGARAATVRPERDLALARDIGARFVVPGDAEWPVPLDDLGDARPVGLWVRGRPSLRIWALRSVAVVGARACTEYGAHMAAGLAAGLAERGWVVVSGGAYGVDGAAHRGALGAGGATVAVLACGVDRPYPRGHAQLLGRIAEQGLVVGELPPGDHPTPSRFILRNRVIAALTRGTVVVEAAYRSGALVTARGAQELGRFTMGVPGPATSGLSAGVHELLRGDGVLVTDAAEVVELVGDMGELAPERRGPVVPRDLLAPGAARVLAALPARGCAQARDVARDAGTTEDDAVSRLYELRSLGFVERHGDGWQLTRQAFLSVSSAGEES; this is encoded by the coding sequence GTGAGCGGGGGGTCCGCGTCGGACGAGGAGCGGCTCGCACGGGTCGCGCTGACGCGGGTGCTCGAACCGGGGGACACCGTGGGCGGGCGGTGGCTTCGCGAAGTGGGCGCCGTCGAGGTGCTGCGCCGGATCGGCGCGGGGGAGGAGCGGTTGTCCGGCGTGACGGGACGCCGATGGGCGGGCCTCGGGGCGCGGGCCGCCACGGTGCGGCCCGAGCGGGACCTGGCGCTGGCGCGGGACATCGGGGCGCGCTTCGTGGTCCCCGGGGACGCGGAGTGGCCGGTGCCGCTGGACGATCTGGGGGACGCGCGGCCCGTGGGGCTCTGGGTGCGCGGGCGGCCGTCCCTGCGGATATGGGCGCTGCGGTCGGTGGCCGTCGTGGGCGCGCGGGCCTGCACGGAGTACGGCGCGCACATGGCGGCCGGGCTCGCAGCGGGGCTCGCGGAGCGCGGCTGGGTCGTGGTCTCCGGCGGGGCGTACGGCGTGGACGGCGCGGCGCACCGGGGTGCCCTCGGCGCCGGTGGGGCCACCGTGGCGGTGCTCGCGTGCGGGGTGGATCGGCCCTATCCGCGCGGGCACGCCCAGTTGCTCGGGCGGATCGCGGAACAGGGGCTCGTGGTCGGGGAGTTGCCGCCGGGTGATCATCCGACCCCGAGCCGGTTCATCCTACGGAACAGGGTGATCGCCGCGCTGACCCGGGGCACGGTGGTGGTCGAGGCCGCCTACCGCAGTGGTGCGCTGGTCACGGCGCGCGGTGCCCAGGAGTTGGGGCGCTTCACGATGGGGGTGCCGGGGCCCGCGACCAGTGGCCTCTCCGCGGGGGTGCACGAACTGCTGCGGGGGGACGGCGTCCTCGTGACCGATGCCGCGGAAGTCGTCGAGCTGGTCGGGGACATGGGTGAGCTGGCACCGGAGCGGCGGGGCCCCGTCGTGCCACGGGATCTGCTCGCTCCGGGGGCGGCCCGCGTCCTGGCCGCGCTGCCCGCGCGGGGGTGCGCGCAGGCGCGGGACGTCGCCCGCGACGCGGGCACGACGGAGGACGACGCCGTAAGCCGACTGTACGAGCTTCGCTCTCTCGGGTTCGTCGAACGACACGGCGACGGTTGGCAGTTGACACGCCAGGCGTTTCTGTCCGTCTCCAGCGCCGGAGAGGAATCGTGA
- the lepB gene encoding signal peptidase I codes for MSRTRRTDEGHGRLGSVLSGVAVALGCVLFLGGFVWGAVLYQPYTVPTGSMTPTIGSGDRVLAQRVDGDDVRRGDVVVFKQSTWGDLPMVKRVVGVGGDRIACCEDGKLTVNGKEVAEPYLPEGKGASATGIPTTTVPKGRLFLLGDERSGSLDSSVHLGDGDHGSVPRDAVQARVDAVAWPMGKFGMLERPDGFADMPGGISEPGPLRMVLTAVVVGVVLVLGGAAYGPVAKRLGRRREASRTRAVTGAG; via the coding sequence ATGAGCAGGACACGTCGTACGGACGAGGGCCACGGACGGCTCGGCAGCGTGCTGTCGGGTGTCGCCGTGGCCCTCGGCTGTGTGCTCTTCCTCGGAGGCTTCGTCTGGGGCGCCGTCCTGTACCAGCCGTACACCGTCCCGACCGGATCGATGACGCCGACCATCGGCTCCGGGGACCGCGTCCTCGCCCAGCGGGTGGACGGTGACGACGTGCGCCGCGGCGATGTCGTCGTCTTCAAGCAGTCGACCTGGGGCGACCTGCCCATGGTCAAGCGCGTGGTCGGCGTGGGCGGCGACCGGATCGCCTGCTGCGAGGACGGCAAGCTGACCGTCAACGGCAAGGAAGTCGCAGAACCGTATCTCCCCGAGGGCAAGGGCGCTTCCGCCACCGGCATCCCCACCACGACCGTGCCCAAGGGCCGCCTCTTCCTGCTCGGTGACGAGCGCAGCGGCTCCCTGGACTCCAGCGTGCACCTGGGCGACGGCGACCACGGCTCGGTGCCGCGCGACGCGGTGCAGGCGCGGGTCGACGCGGTGGCCTGGCCGATGGGCAAGTTCGGGATGCTCGAACGTCCGGACGGCTTCGCGGACATGCCGGGCGGCATCTCCGAGCCGGGTCCGCTGCGGATGGTGCTGACCGCGGTGGTGGTCGGCGTGGTGCTCGTCCTGGGCGGCGCCGCGTACGGCCCGGTGGCCAAGCGGCTCGGCCGCAGGCGCGAGGCGAGCCGTACGCGGGCGGTGACCGGTGCCGGCTGA
- a CDS encoding TetR/AcrR family transcriptional regulator — translation MAEHRSMQRGALLDAARSLLSEGGTEALTFPALAERTGLARSSVYEYFRSRAAVVEELCEVDFPVWAAEVSAAMEGAESAEGKVEAYVRQQLALVGDRRHRAVVAISASELDAGAREKIRAAHGGLIAMIVEALEALGHEQPRLAAMLLQGVVDAAVRRIELGAAEDPTAITEAAVAMALRGVRG, via the coding sequence GTGGCCGAGCACCGGTCGATGCAGCGCGGCGCCCTGCTGGACGCCGCGCGATCCCTGCTGTCCGAAGGCGGTACGGAGGCGTTGACCTTCCCCGCACTCGCCGAGCGCACCGGGCTCGCCCGGTCGTCCGTGTACGAGTACTTCCGGTCACGGGCCGCCGTGGTGGAAGAGCTGTGCGAGGTCGACTTCCCCGTCTGGGCCGCGGAGGTCTCCGCGGCGATGGAGGGGGCGGAATCGGCCGAGGGCAAGGTCGAGGCGTACGTGCGCCAGCAGCTGGCCCTGGTCGGTGACCGGCGCCACCGCGCGGTCGTGGCCATCTCCGCGAGCGAGCTCGACGCCGGTGCCAGGGAGAAGATCCGGGCCGCGCACGGCGGACTCATCGCGATGATCGTCGAGGCCCTCGAGGCGCTTGGCCACGAGCAGCCGCGGCTCGCGGCGATGCTGCTGCAGGGCGTGGTGGACGCGGCGGTGCGGCGGATCGAGCTCGGGGCGGCGGAGGATCCGACCGCCATCACCGAGGCGGCCGTCGCCATGGCCCTGCGGGGCGTGCGGGGCTGA
- the rpsB gene encoding 30S ribosomal protein S2, translating into MAVVTMRELLESGVHFGHQTRRWNPKMKRFIFTERNGIYIIDLLQSLSYIDRAYEFVKETVAHGGTVMFVGTKKQAQEAIAEQATRVGMPYVNQRWLGGMLTNFSTVYKRLQRLKELEQIDFEDVAASGLTKKELLVLSREKAKLEKTLGGIREMSKVPSAVWIVDTKKEHIAVGEARKLNIPVVAILDTNCDPDEVDYKIPGNDDAIRSVTLLTRVIADAVAEGLIARSGVATGDSKPGEKAQGEPLAEWERDLLEGEKKADEAPKADDAKADEAKAEDKPAEDAAEAPVAEAPAAEAPAADAEQA; encoded by the coding sequence ATGGCCGTCGTCACGATGCGGGAGCTGCTGGAGAGCGGCGTCCACTTCGGTCACCAGACCCGTCGCTGGAACCCGAAGATGAAGCGCTTCATCTTCACCGAGCGCAACGGCATCTACATCATCGACCTGCTCCAGTCGCTGTCGTACATCGACCGCGCCTACGAGTTCGTCAAGGAGACCGTCGCCCACGGCGGCACGGTCATGTTCGTCGGCACGAAGAAGCAGGCGCAGGAGGCGATCGCCGAGCAGGCGACCCGCGTCGGCATGCCCTACGTGAACCAGCGCTGGCTGGGCGGCATGCTCACCAACTTCTCGACCGTCTACAAGCGTCTGCAGCGCCTCAAGGAGCTCGAGCAGATCGACTTCGAGGACGTCGCCGCTTCCGGTCTCACCAAGAAGGAGCTTCTCGTGCTCTCGCGCGAGAAGGCCAAGCTGGAGAAGACCCTCGGTGGTATCCGCGAGATGTCCAAGGTGCCCAGCGCCGTCTGGATCGTGGACACCAAGAAGGAGCACATCGCGGTCGGCGAGGCCCGGAAGCTCAACATCCCGGTCGTCGCCATCCTCGACACCAACTGCGACCCCGACGAGGTCGACTACAAGATCCCGGGCAACGACGACGCGATCCGCTCCGTCACCCTGCTCACCCGCGTGATCGCCGACGCCGTCGCCGAGGGCCTCATCGCCCGTTCCGGCGTGGCCACCGGCGACTCGAAGCCGGGCGAGAAGGCCCAGGGCGAGCCGCTGGCCGAGTGGGAGCGCGACCTGCTCGAGGGCGAGAAGAAGGCCGACGAGGCCCCCAAGGCTGACGACGCCAAGGCCGACGAGGCCAAGGCCGAGGACAAGCCGGCCGAGGACGCCGCCGAGGCCCCCGTCGCCGAGGCGCCCGCCGCCGAGGCTCCGGCCGCGGACGCCGAGCAGGCCTGA
- a CDS encoding DUF2469 domain-containing protein, which produces MSAEDLEKYETEMELKLYREYRDVVGLFKYVIETERRFYLTNDYEMQVHSVQGEVFFEVSMADAWVWDMYRPARFVKQVRVLTFKDVNIEELNKSDLELPGG; this is translated from the coding sequence ATGAGCGCCGAGGACCTCGAGAAGTACGAGACCGAGATGGAGCTGAAGCTCTACCGGGAGTACCGCGATGTCGTCGGTCTGTTCAAATATGTGATCGAGACCGAACGGCGCTTCTATCTCACCAACGACTACGAGATGCAGGTGCACTCGGTCCAGGGTGAGGTTTTCTTCGAGGTGTCCATGGCGGATGCCTGGGTGTGGGACATGTACAGGCCCGCCCGGTTCGTGAAGCAGGTGCGTGTGCTCACGTTCAAGGACGTGAATATCGAGGAGCTCAACAAGAGCGATCTCGAACTGCCGGGGGGCTGA
- the whiG gene encoding RNA polymerase sigma factor WhiG has translation MPQHTSGSDRAAVPPAARSGERERPPAPSSLDELWRSYKETGDGRLREQLILHYSPLVKYVAGRVSVGLPPNVEQADFVSSGVFGLIDAIEKFDIERSIKFETYAITRIRGAMIDELRALDWIPRSVRQKARNVERAYATLEAQLRRTPSESEVASEMGIALEELHAVFSQLSLANVVALEELLHAGGDGGDRLSLMDTLEDHAADNPVEVAEDRELRRLLARAINTLPEREKTVVTLYYYEGLTLAEIGNVLGVTESRVSQIHTKSVLQLRAKLASFGR, from the coding sequence ATGCCCCAGCACACCTCAGGGTCCGACCGGGCGGCGGTTCCCCCCGCCGCCCGAAGCGGGGAGCGGGAGCGGCCCCCCGCTCCCTCGTCGCTGGACGAGTTGTGGCGGTCGTACAAGGAGACCGGGGACGGGCGGCTGCGGGAGCAGCTGATCCTGCACTACTCGCCTCTGGTGAAGTACGTCGCGGGGCGGGTGAGCGTGGGGCTCCCGCCCAATGTCGAGCAGGCCGACTTCGTCTCGTCCGGGGTGTTCGGCCTGATCGACGCCATCGAGAAGTTCGACATCGAGCGGTCCATCAAGTTCGAGACGTACGCGATCACCCGCATCCGCGGGGCGATGATCGACGAACTGCGGGCGCTCGACTGGATCCCGCGCTCCGTGCGGCAGAAGGCGCGCAACGTGGAGCGGGCCTACGCCACGCTGGAGGCCCAGCTCCGCAGGACGCCCTCGGAGAGCGAGGTCGCCTCGGAGATGGGGATCGCGCTGGAGGAACTGCACGCCGTTTTCAGCCAGTTGTCGCTGGCGAACGTGGTGGCGCTCGAGGAGTTGCTGCACGCCGGAGGGGACGGCGGCGACCGCCTCAGCCTCATGGACACCCTCGAGGACCACGCGGCCGACAACCCCGTGGAGGTCGCGGAGGACCGCGAGCTGCGCAGGCTGCTCGCGCGGGCGATCAACACCCTGCCGGAGCGCGAGAAGACCGTCGTGACGCTCTACTACTACGAGGGCCTCACGCTCGCCGAGATCGGCAACGTGCTCGGTGTGACCGAGAGCCGGGTGAGCCAGATCCACACGAAGTCCGTGCTGCAGCTGCGGGCGAAGCTGGCGAGTTTTGGGCGCTGA
- the lepB gene encoding signal peptidase I, giving the protein MGSRGRVRSDSGDRGTETPLPTGSRPTTGPARPGRAERRKLAKKVKRRRRRSAIKEIPLLIGVALLIALVLKTFLVQAFVIPSGSMEQTIRIGDRVLVDKLTPWFGSKPERGDVVVFKDPGNWLEEEQGKKKDPPVVVKQIKEGLTQIGLLPSDSERDLIKRVIGVGGDTVKCCDKNGKVTVNGVPLDEPYIHPGDKPSAFEFTVKVPEGRLFMMGDHRSDSADSRFHRTEKFSGTVSEDEVVGRALVIAWPFGHWRKLEEPDTFSSLADAPRGSDVVTGASHRVAPGDRYGLIRLPTPAELPLVMGVVGLHRIWGRRRHGLRSGCGGFGGRRTIRTRRARGAAGAIRRAGRRGRRGRHEPRE; this is encoded by the coding sequence CCGCACGTCCCGGCAGGGCCGAGCGGCGCAAGCTCGCCAAGAAGGTCAAGCGACGCAGGCGGCGTTCGGCGATCAAGGAGATACCCCTCCTCATAGGTGTGGCGCTGCTGATAGCCCTCGTCCTGAAGACCTTCCTGGTGCAGGCATTCGTGATTCCCTCGGGCTCCATGGAGCAGACGATCCGGATCGGCGACCGGGTCCTGGTGGACAAGCTCACCCCCTGGTTCGGGTCGAAGCCGGAGCGCGGGGACGTCGTCGTCTTCAAGGACCCGGGCAACTGGCTCGAAGAGGAACAGGGCAAGAAGAAGGACCCCCCTGTCGTCGTCAAGCAGATCAAGGAAGGGCTCACCCAGATCGGGCTGCTGCCCTCCGACAGCGAACGGGACCTGATCAAGCGCGTGATCGGCGTCGGCGGCGACACCGTGAAGTGCTGTGACAAGAACGGCAAGGTCACCGTCAACGGAGTGCCGCTCGACGAGCCGTACATCCACCCCGGCGACAAGCCGTCGGCCTTCGAGTTCACGGTGAAGGTGCCCGAGGGCCGTCTCTTCATGATGGGCGACCACCGCAGCGACTCGGCCGACTCCCGGTTCCACCGCACCGAGAAGTTCAGCGGCACCGTCTCCGAGGACGAGGTGGTGGGACGGGCGCTCGTCATCGCCTGGCCCTTCGGCCACTGGCGCAAGCTGGAGGAGCCGGACACCTTCTCGTCCCTGGCCGACGCGCCCCGGGGATCGGACGTCGTCACAGGGGCGTCGCATAGGGTGGCCCCCGGCGATCGATACGGATTGATCCGACTCCCGACCCCTGCGGAACTCCCGCTCGTTATGGGAGTGGTGGGCCTGCATCGCATCTGGGGCAGGCGGCGGCACGGACTGAGGAGTGGATGTGGGGGATTTGGCGGTCGGCGCACGATCCGGACACGAAGGGCCCGAGGAGCGGCCGGGGCGATCCGACGAGCCGGTCGGCGAGGCCGTCGCGGACGGCACGAACCCCGGGAGTGA
- a CDS encoding NUDIX hydrolase: protein MPAEEGGSSTTSGAGRPLRRVARVVLLDPDDRILLLHGYEPADPADDWWFTPGGGLEGDETHEQAALRELREETGVTDVELGPVLWQRVCSFPFDGRRWDQDEWYFLARTSQTATAPEGLTELERRSVAGARWWSCRELTEARETVYPTRLAELLRRLLDEGPPKRPEILDTEIV from the coding sequence GTGCCGGCTGAGGAGGGCGGGTCGTCCACGACGTCCGGGGCCGGGCGGCCGCTGCGCAGGGTCGCCAGGGTGGTGCTGCTCGATCCCGACGACCGCATCCTGCTGCTGCACGGCTACGAGCCCGCGGACCCGGCCGACGACTGGTGGTTCACGCCGGGCGGCGGCCTGGAGGGCGACGAGACGCACGAGCAGGCCGCCCTGCGTGAGCTGCGCGAGGAGACGGGCGTCACGGACGTCGAGCTCGGCCCCGTCCTGTGGCAGCGGGTCTGCTCCTTCCCGTTCGACGGGCGGCGCTGGGATCAGGACGAGTGGTACTTCCTGGCGCGTACGTCACAGACGGCGACCGCTCCCGAAGGGCTGACGGAGCTGGAACGGCGCAGTGTCGCCGGAGCACGTTGGTGGTCGTGCCGGGAACTGACCGAGGCTCGTGAGACGGTGTATCCGACCAGGCTCGCCGAGCTGCTTCGCAGACTGCTCGACGAGGGGCCCCCGAAGAGGCCCGAGATCCTCGACACGGAAATCGTGTAG
- a CDS encoding YraN family protein yields MTVGAGGGAHMNARGALGKYGEELAARRLVESGMTVLERNWRAGRTGEIDIVALDGEALVVCEVKTRRAGLTGTPFEYPMAAVSPAKAARLRRLAEHWIEERGGPPPGGVRIDLVGVLLPRRGAPVVEHARGVA; encoded by the coding sequence GTGACGGTGGGTGCCGGAGGTGGTGCCCACATGAACGCACGAGGAGCACTCGGAAAGTACGGCGAGGAGCTGGCCGCGCGGCGGCTGGTCGAGTCCGGCATGACGGTTCTGGAGCGCAATTGGCGCGCGGGCAGGACCGGTGAGATCGACATCGTGGCGTTGGACGGCGAGGCCCTCGTCGTCTGCGAGGTCAAGACGCGCAGGGCGGGGCTCACGGGCACGCCCTTCGAATATCCGATGGCGGCCGTGAGCCCGGCCAAGGCGGCCCGGCTCCGGCGGCTCGCCGAGCACTGGATCGAGGAGCGCGGCGGCCCGCCACCCGGCGGCGTCCGCATCGACCTGGTCGGCGTCCTGCTCCCTCGGCGCGGCGCTCCCGTCGTCGAGCACGCGCGGGGGGTGGCCTGA
- the lepB gene encoding signal peptidase I — protein MGDLAVGARSGHEGPEERPGRSDEPVGEAVADGTNPGSDAADGGGEAKGDQGGKPPKKARSFWKELPLLIGIALVLALVIKTFLVQAFSIPSDSMQNTLQQGDRVLVDKLTPWFGSEPERGEVVVFRDPGHWLDGEPTPDPNAIQRVLGWVGLMPSADEKDLIKRVIGVGGDTVECKGTGPVKVNGKALNEPYVFAGNTPCSVDDQGGQFKVTVPKGKIWVMGDHRQNSLDSRYHQNQPGGGAVPVDNVVGRAIVIAWPPTRWATLPKPDTFDQPGINALSSAAPGVLGLAGAVPIVLWRRRRLTVAAAQGARVSGGGTAR, from the coding sequence GTGGGGGATTTGGCGGTCGGCGCACGATCCGGACACGAAGGGCCCGAGGAGCGGCCGGGGCGATCCGACGAGCCGGTCGGCGAGGCCGTCGCGGACGGCACGAACCCCGGGAGTGACGCCGCGGACGGCGGTGGCGAGGCGAAGGGCGACCAGGGTGGCAAGCCGCCCAAGAAGGCCCGTTCCTTCTGGAAGGAGCTTCCGCTCCTCATCGGCATCGCGCTGGTCCTCGCGCTGGTCATCAAGACCTTCCTGGTCCAGGCGTTCTCCATCCCTTCGGACTCGATGCAGAACACGCTCCAGCAGGGCGACCGCGTCCTCGTCGACAAGCTGACGCCGTGGTTCGGCTCCGAGCCCGAGCGCGGCGAGGTCGTCGTCTTCCGTGACCCGGGCCACTGGCTGGACGGCGAGCCGACCCCCGACCCGAACGCGATCCAGCGCGTCCTCGGCTGGGTCGGTCTGATGCCCTCCGCCGACGAGAAGGACCTCATCAAGCGCGTGATCGGGGTCGGCGGCGACACCGTGGAGTGCAAGGGCACCGGGCCGGTGAAGGTCAACGGCAAGGCGCTGAACGAGCCGTACGTCTTCGCGGGGAACACCCCGTGCAGCGTCGACGACCAGGGCGGTCAGTTCAAGGTCACCGTGCCCAAGGGCAAAATCTGGGTCATGGGTGACCACCGGCAGAACTCGCTGGACTCCCGCTACCACCAGAACCAGCCGGGCGGCGGCGCCGTCCCCGTGGACAACGTCGTGGGCCGCGCCATCGTGATCGCCTGGCCGCCCACCCGCTGGGCCACGCTGCCCAAGCCGGACACCTTCGACCAGCCGGGCATCAACGCGCTGTCGAGCGCGGCGCCCGGCGTCCTCGGACTGGCCGGAGCGGTGCCGATCGTGCTGTGGCGCAGGCGGCGTCTCACGGTTGCCGCCGCCCAGGGCGCGAGGGTTTCTGGCGGAGGTACCGCCAGGTAG